From the Arvicola amphibius chromosome 2, mArvAmp1.2, whole genome shotgun sequence genome, one window contains:
- the Ccdc121 gene encoding coiled-coil domain-containing protein 121, with the protein MCVITPSFNWCWRLNSGLFAHQGLGGARPYSSRVRGEMDFQEQGNQISKVRSPRRSGNKSSQSARTNLVVETKKLCDVNSNCAKSHHVDPKVKTPLENCAPRSHTSGTSCSAETFSDLPTHPNEHLSSGTRLVQSPKDSSQPSMYLTILNEFFKPERLTKLENKVKRRTVEALEKLSKNIEEARLQQEQLLQDSRLLQQEAVNLETENNYFLKFLRKQNDQCKKKHEDLWNQYFRECGELKRRKLELASRFARQNADLQAQLLHGKNTQTQLRQQAQSLMHINEVKKSQDMKMQALQKELANMKVETVIKDHQAHLQFLQRKTLLDRQLQELKWLQMGKEGTKEVKDRAQALESTVKKVNSEFCFSFQRAYQKLQEKLVKQVQEYRKLESIKRQLEVWKEQLKEEQWVQEASVRGRQQLKAEREKSEL; encoded by the exons GGCCTGGGAGGGGCAAGGCCCTACTCCTCAAGAGTGAGAGGGGAGATGGACTTCCAAGAGCAGGGCAACCAAATTTCAAAGGTCAGAAGCCCCAGAAGATCTGGGAACAAATCCAGTCAATCTGCTAGGACTAATTTGGTAGTCGAGACAAAGAAATTATGTGATGTCAACTCTAACTGTGCAAAGTCTCATCACGTTGACCCCAAAGTAAAGACACCTCTTGAAAATTGTGCTCCCCGAAGTCACACATCTGGCACTAGTTGTTCAGCAGAGACCTTCAGTGACCTCCCAACTCACCCCAATGAACACCTGAGTTCCGGAACCAG GCTTGTACAGAGCCCCAAAGACTCTTCCCAACCATCAATGTATCTTACTATCCTAAATGAATTTTTCAAGCCAGAGAGGCTAACAAAATTGGAGAACAAGGTAAAAAGAAGGACAGTGGAGGCACTGGAGAAGCTGAGCAAGAATATAGAAGAGGCTCGGCTCCAGCAGGAGCAGCTGCTGCAAGACAGCAGGCTGCTGCAGCAGGAGGCGGTCAATCTAGAGACAGAGAACAACTACTTCCTGAAATtcctaagaaaacaaaatgatcagTGTAAAAAGAAGCACGAGGACCTGTGGAATCAGTATTTCCGGGAATGCGGGGAGCTGAAGCGAAGGAAGCTGGAACTGGCATCCAGGTTTGCCCGACAAAATGCAGACCTTCAGGCGCAGCTCCTGCATGGAAAAAACACCCAGACCCAGTTGAGGCAGCAGGCTCAGTCTCTGATGCATATTAACGAAGTAAAGAAGAGCCAGGACATGAAAATGCAGGCCTTGCAGAAGGAGCTGGCAAACATGAAAGTGGAGACAGTGATAAAGGACCACCAGGCACACCTGCAGTTCCTGCAGAGAAAGACACTCCTAGACAGGCAGCTGCAGGAACTAAAATGGCTGCAGATGGGGAAGGAGGGCACCAAGGAGGTTAAGGACAGGGCCCAGGCCTTGGAGTCCACAGTCAAGAAGGTGAATTCTGAGTTTTGCTTTAGTTTCCAGAGAGCGTACCAGAAGTTACAGGAGAAACTAGTGAAGCAAGTCCAGGAATATCGCAAGCTGGAGTCTATAAAGAGGCAGCTGGAGGtctggaaagagcagctgaaggaggAGCAGTGGGTCCAAGAAGCCTCAGTTAGGGGCAGACAACaactgaaggcagagagagagaagtcagaaTTGTGA